One window of Micropterus dolomieu isolate WLL.071019.BEF.003 ecotype Adirondacks linkage group LG13, ASM2129224v1, whole genome shotgun sequence genomic DNA carries:
- the phyhd1 gene encoding phytanoyl-CoA dioxygenase domain-containing protein 1 isoform X2, translating into MDFLADRDVQKYVEDGYVVLDGLLTSQECDELKQRMAEIVDQMDVPEHCRTTFSTYHDEQLKTQGNADYFITSGDKIRFFFEKGVFDDKGEFIVPKQRSLNKVGHALHAYEPLYKKVTHSPKVQGIAKKLGLVSPVILQSMYIFKQPGIGGEVTPHQDATFLYTEPLGRVMGLWIALEDATINNGCLWFIPGSHNNFTGREQTYDDEKFVAAPVKKGGVVLIHGEVVHRSAENTSEDSRHVYTFHMMESKDTCWSPDNWLQPTEELPFPPLYTK; encoded by the exons ATGGATTTTTTGGCAGATCGGGATGTGCAAAAG TACGTGGAGGATGGATATGTGGTTCTGGACGGACTGCTGACCTCCCAGGAGTGTGACGAGCTGAAGCAAAGGATGGCAGAGATAGTGGACCAGATGGACGTCCCGGAGCACTGCCGCACCACCTTCTCCACCTACCATGACGAGCAGCTCAAAACACAG GGAAATGCTGACTATTTCATCACCAGTGGAGATAAGATCCGCTTTTTCTTTGAGAAAGGAGTTTTTGATGACAAAG GGGAATTCATCGTACCAAAACAGCGGTCCCTAAATAAAGTCGGACATG CACTCCATGCCTATGAGCCATTGTACAAAAAGGTTACACATTCACCCAAAGTTCAG GGCATAGCGAAGAAGCTGGGTCTTGTAAGTCCTGTGATACTGCAAAGCATGTACATTTTTAAG CAACCGGGGATTGGTGGGGAAG TGACTCCACATCAAGATGCCACGTTTCTGTACACGGAGCCCCTGGGCAGAGTTATGGGGCTGTGGATCGCCCTGGAAGATGCCACCATTAACAATGGCTGCCTGTGGTTTATCCCGGGGTCACACAACA ACTTCACCGGTCGAGAGCAGACCTATGATGACGAGAAGTTTGTTGCTGCACCTGTTAAAAAAG GTGGTGTAGTCCTGATCCATGGGGAGGTGGTGCATCGCAGTGCTGAAAACACCTCAGAAGACTCTCGCCATGTCTACACCTTCCACATGATGGAATCCAAGGACACCTGCTGGAGCCCTGACAACTG gttGCAACCCACTGAAGAGCTCCCTTTCCCGCCTCTCTACACTAAATGA
- the phyhd1 gene encoding phytanoyl-CoA dioxygenase domain-containing protein 1 isoform X3 yields MAEIVDQMDVPEHCRTTFSTYHDEQLKTQGNADYFITSGDKIRFFFEKGVFDDKGEFIVPKQRSLNKVGHALHAYEPLYKKVTHSPKVQGIAKKLGLVSPVILQSMYIFKQPGIGGEVTPHQDATFLYTEPLGRVMGLWIALEDATINNGCLWFIPGSHNSGISRRMVRTPKGTFPLTDFTGREQTYDDEKFVAAPVKKGGVVLIHGEVVHRSAENTSEDSRHVYTFHMMESKDTCWSPDNWLQPTEELPFPPLYTK; encoded by the exons ATGGCAGAGATAGTGGACCAGATGGACGTCCCGGAGCACTGCCGCACCACCTTCTCCACCTACCATGACGAGCAGCTCAAAACACAG GGAAATGCTGACTATTTCATCACCAGTGGAGATAAGATCCGCTTTTTCTTTGAGAAAGGAGTTTTTGATGACAAAG GGGAATTCATCGTACCAAAACAGCGGTCCCTAAATAAAGTCGGACATG CACTCCATGCCTATGAGCCATTGTACAAAAAGGTTACACATTCACCCAAAGTTCAG GGCATAGCGAAGAAGCTGGGTCTTGTAAGTCCTGTGATACTGCAAAGCATGTACATTTTTAAG CAACCGGGGATTGGTGGGGAAG TGACTCCACATCAAGATGCCACGTTTCTGTACACGGAGCCCCTGGGCAGAGTTATGGGGCTGTGGATCGCCCTGGAAGATGCCACCATTAACAATGGCTGCCTGTGGTTTATCCCGGGGTCACACAACA GTGGTATTTCCCGGCGTATGGTGCGTACTCCAAAGGGCACTTTTCCCCTGACAGACTTCACCGGTCGAGAGCAGACCTATGATGACGAGAAGTTTGTTGCTGCACCTGTTAAAAAAG GTGGTGTAGTCCTGATCCATGGGGAGGTGGTGCATCGCAGTGCTGAAAACACCTCAGAAGACTCTCGCCATGTCTACACCTTCCACATGATGGAATCCAAGGACACCTGCTGGAGCCCTGACAACTG gttGCAACCCACTGAAGAGCTCCCTTTCCCGCCTCTCTACACTAAATGA
- the nup188 gene encoding nucleoporin NUP188, which yields MAGTKMAESGISVRSCRELWTILLGRSALREPAQIEAELDRHWDRLHQGLTYYKPPSPSSAGKVKENKDVAQPLKDFGLRISKLLGLDEQQSVQLLQCYLQEDYRGTRDSLKVVLKDERQSQALLLKMADYYYEERTCLLRCVLLLLTYFQDERHPYRAEYSNCVSKLEKDLVSNYQSQFEKLFKAEAPTWETHGNLMTERQVSLWFLQCLREQSLLLEIIFLYYAYFEMSPSDLLNFTKMFKEEGFGLRQTNRHLVDKSMDALVDRIGYLSSLILVEGMDIDFLHKCALEDCTDQHQFSSAPDVIKEMDQLLLTFGDIPHHGPVLLAWVLLRHTLRPDESSPVIRRIGNTALQLEVFKYISTMLKGLGVTGNNCTASTAKMCIYGLLSFVITSFEEESLQTGGVVTQCSHLIDAACDVLSAPSLAEVFWEMKPNMGLGMILDSAVGMFPHKIGPLLQLLTALLSNKSTVKKVYNFLDKMSFYTQVYKHKPNDVISKDDETLWRRQTPKLLYPLGTGQTNLWMPQGVLGQVMIGGEQGYVVRWDYSYSSWTLFTCEVEMLLHVVSTADVLAHCARVKPILDLVHKIISTDWNVSDCLLPLTSRIYMLLQRLTSVINPPVDVIASCVNCLSVLAARMPGKVWSSLHHTGFLPFASNPLTSMAQCVSAEGMKAGNYGNLLVQIEQPRGEYAVTIAFLRLITTLVKGQLGSTQNKGLIPCVLLVLKEMLPTYHKWRYNTYGVRERIGCLILELIHAILNLSPEGEDQGSTPTLQSLCIYSLANTEAGQAVVNIMGVGVDTIDVVLAAQPSSCVSEGPGQILIQTVKLAFSVTNNVIRLKPPSDVVSPLEQALTQHGGHGNNLIVVLAKYIYHKHDPALPRLAIQLLKRLATVAPMSIYACLGNDAAAIRDAFLTRLQSKTEDMRIKVMILEFLTVAVETQPGLIELFLNLEVKDGSEGSKEFLLGEWSCLHVVLDLIDSKQQGKYWCPPLLHRAALAFLLALWQDRRDSAISVLRKKERFWENLTTPLFGTLTPPSDTTEPCVLETCAFVMKIIGLEIYYVVSGSLEQSLKDGLQKFSSARRYEYWSQYVKSLVCHVAEMEEEGICYFPETQMLISAWRMLLILSTSHSDVMQVTDDTTKLKLFMDVLDGAKAALTTPMSVPCLRLGSMMATLLLILLKQWRCVVATAPDILSPLSLILESVLQADQQMMERTKAKVFSALISVLQIQGLNGGDISQLPQLLLSVCETAKDEALALIDSTRHMSQTGDTVEDEDCMETDSPRGPQKDKRDGVCVLALHLAKELCRTDEDGEHWVSVMRKVPVLPSVLSAVELSLRSKHNLYFTEAALHLLLTLARTPQGAAAVAGAGVIQTICLPLLSVYEVSSNGASQSFSRKSQDTACWPGVYRLCMSLMESLLKTLRYNFINEALDFVGVHQERILQCLNAVRTVQSLACLDEADHTVGFLLQLSSFCKEWQFHLPKLLRDIQVNLCYLCQTCTYLLHSKKMLHHYLQAKNGEALPPGPLPRTQRPPQTPSKEAAGGGEREEAEQKALLAVQCSLLKILSKTLATLQHFTPDCCQILLDQSMDLAEYRTLFVLSFTTPAFDPDVAPSFGTLLATINVALSMLSEMEKKKEPVSLSIASLASSEEIQALKSLLMFTMENCFYVLISQAVRCLKDPSILPRDKQRLKQELSSELSTLLSSLSRYFRRGSPSSPASSILPSAQSKPPTPGSKGSHEGQEPFIQLVQAFVRLVQR from the exons atggcaggaACGAAGATGGCGGAATCGGGGATCAGCGTCAG GAGCTGTCGAGAATTATGGACCATACTGCTGGGAAGATCTGCATTGCGAGAGCCG GCTCAGATAGAGGCAGAGCTGGACAGACACTGGGACAGACTGCATCAAGGACTCACCTACTACAAGCCACCCAG CCCATCCTCTGCTGGGAAAGTGAAGGAGAACAAAGATGTTGCACAACCATTGAAGGATTTTGGCCTGAGGATCAGTAAACTATTG GGTCTTGATGAGCAGCAGAGTGTGCAGCTTTTACAGTGCTACCTACAGGAGGACTACAGAGGAACCCGTGACTCGTTAAAG GTTGTTCTCAAGGATGAGCGACAAAGCCAGGCACTGCTGCTAAAG ATGGCTGACTATTACTACGAGGAGCGCACATGTCTGCTCAGATGTGTCTTGCTCTTGCTGACATACTTTCAGGACGAGCGACATCCCTACAGG GCTGAGTACAGTAACTGTGTCAGTAAGCTGGAGAAGGACCTAGTGAGCAACTACCAGTCGCAGTTTGAGAAGCTCTTCAAAGCAGAAGCACCAACATGGGAAACTCACGGAAACCTCATG actgaGAGGCAGGTGTCACTATGGTTCCTGCAGTGTCTGAGAGAACAGTCTCTGCTGCTGGAGATCATCTTTCTGTATTACGCTTACTTTGAGATGAGCCCGTCTGACCTGCTGAACTTTACCAAAATGTTCAAAGAAGAGGGCTTCGGTTTGCGGCAGACCAACAGACACCTAGTAGACAAAAGCATGGACGCGCTGGTTGATCGCATTGG CTATTTGAGCTCTCTCATCCTGGTCGAGGGAATGGACATAGACTTCCTACACAAGTGTGCCCTAGAAGATTGTACAGATCAGCATCAGTTCTCCAGTGCTCCTGACGTCATCAAG GAGATGGATCAGCTGCTGCTGACATTTGGTGACATCCCTCATCACGGGCCAGTGCTGCTAGCCTGGGTCCTGTTGAGACACACACTGCGACCAGACGAGTCCAGCCCCGTGATCAGGAGGATTGGCAACACCGCCCTGCAACTGGAGGTGTTCAAGTACATTTCAACCATGCTGAAAGGCCTTGGAGTCACAGGGAATAAT TGCACAGCAAGCACAGCAAAGATGTGTATCTACGGTCTCCTCTCATTTGTGATCACTTCTTTTGAAGAGGAAAGCCTACAG ACTGGTGGTGTGGTGACACAGTGCTCCCACCTGATCGATGCTGCCTGTGATGTCCTCTCTGCTCCCAGTCTGGCTGAAGTCTTTTGGGAAATG AAGCCGAACATGGGATTGGGAATGATCCTGGACAGCGCAGTCGGGATGTTCCCTCATAAGATCGGACCACTGTTGCAGCTTCTCACTGCACTTCTGTCAAACAAGTCGACTGTTAAAAAG GTGTACAACTTTTTGGACAAGATGTCCTTTTACACACAAGTTTACAAACATAAACCCAATGATGTCATCTCCAAGGACGATGAGACTCTGTGGAGGAGACAAACACCCAAACTCCTCTACCCTCTCG GCACAGGGCAGACTAATCTTTGGATGCCGCAGGGAGTGCTGGGCCAGGTGATGATTGGAGGCGAGCAGGGCTACGTGGTTCGCTGGGACTACTCCTACAGCTCCTGGACTCTCTTCACCTGTGAGGTGGAGATGCTGCTCCATGTTGTTTCCACTGCAG ATGTTTTAGCTCACTGTGCACGTGTGAAACCCATCCTGGATCTGGTCCATAAGATCATAAGCACAGACTGGAACGTGTCAGATTGTTTGTTGCCTCTCACGTCCCGCATCTACATGTTGCTGCAGAG GTTAACATCAGTCATCAACCCACCAGTGGATGTGATTGCCTCCTGTGTGAACTGCCTCTCTGTACTGGCTGCAAGGATGCCTGGGAAG GTGTGGTCCAGTCTGCACCACACAGGTTTTCTCCCCTTTGCCTCCAACCCTTTGACCAGCATGGCTCAGTGTGTAAG cgCTGAAGGGATGAAGGCAGGTAACTATGGCAACCTCCTGGTCCAGATCGAGCAGCCAAGGGGGGAGTATGCTGTGACCATCGCCTTCCTTCGTCTCATTACAACCCTGGTCAAG GGTCAGCTTGGCAGCACTCAGAACAAAGGCCTGATCCCCTGTGTGCTGCTGGTGTTAAAGGAGATGTTGCCCACGTACCATAAGTGGCGTTACAACACCTATGGAGTCAGGGAGAGGATAG GCTGTCTTATTTTGGAGCTGATCCATGCCATTCTCAATCTGAGCCCAGAGGGAGAAGATCAGGGCAG CACTCCCACTCTGCAGTCTCTGTGTATCTACAGCCTGGCAAACACTGAGGCTGGACAGGCAGTTGTCAATATCATGGGAGTTGGAGTGGATACCATCGATGTGGTCCTGGCTGCACAGCccagcag CTGTGTCTCTGAGGGTCCCGGTCAGATCCTGATCCAGACAGTAAAACTTGCCTTCTCTGTCACCAACAATGTCATCCGTCTGAAGCCGCCATCTGACGTTGTGTCCCCTCTAGAGCAGGCCCTGACTCAACATGGTGGTCACGGCAACAATCTCATAGTCGTGTTGGCCAAGTATATATACCATAAACATGACCCTGCGCTGCCTCGCCTGGCAATCCAGCTGCTCAAAAGGCTCGCCACT gtGGCTCCCATGTCCATCTACGCTTGCCTTGGTAACGACGCAGCAGCCATCCGCGACGCATTCCTCACTCGGCTGCAGAGCAAGACAGAAGACATGAGGATCAAGGTCATGATCCTTGAGTTCCTCACCGTTGCTGTGGAAACCCAGCCCGGCCTCATTGAGCTTTTTCTCAACCTGGAAGTCAAAGATGGAAGTGAGGGGTCAAAG GAGTTTCTGCTTGGTGAGTGGAGCTGTCTTCATGTGGTGTTGGACTTGATTGACTCCAAACAGCAGGGGAAATATTGGTGTCCCCCGCTGCTCCACCGAGCGGCCCTGGCCTTCCTCCTTGCACTCTGGCAGGATCGCAGAGACAGTGCCATCTCTGTGCTACGTAAAAA AGAAAGGTTTTGGGAAAATTTGACAACGCCTCTCTTTGGAACCCTTACCCCACCTTCAGATACCACAgag CCTTGTGTTCTGGAGACGTGTGCTTTTGTCATGAAAATCATCGGCCTGGAGATCTACTATGTTGTCAG TGGTTCCTTGGAGCAGTCTCTGAAAGATGGGCTTCAGAAGTTTTCCAGTGCACGACGATACGAGTACTGGTCCCAGTATGTCAAGTCTCTAGTGTGCCACGTggcagagatggaggaggaaggCATCTGTTACTTTCCTGAGACCCAGATGTTGATCTCTGCCTGGCGGATGCTGCTCATTCTTTCCACTAGCCAT TCCGATGTGATGCAGGTAACGGATGATACGACCAAACTGAAGCTTTTCATGGATGTCCTGGATGGGGCCAAAGCTGCT CTGACTACACCCATGTCTGTGCCATGTCTTCGTCTTGGATCCATGATGGCCACACTACTACTCATCCTCCTCAAACAGTGGAGATG TGTGGTGGCAACAGCTCCTGACATCTTGTCTCCCCTCTCGCTGATCCTGGAGAGCGTCCTGCAAGCTGACCAGCAGATGATGGAGAGGACCAAAGCCAAAGTCTTCTCTGCACTCATATCTGTACTTCAGATTCAGGGACTCAATG GTGGAGATATTTCCCAGCTGCCCCAGCtattgctgtctgtgtgtgagacggCGAAAGACGAGGCATTGGCGTTAATTGACAGTACTCGGCACATGAGCCAGACGGGAGACACGGTGGAAGACGAGGATTGCATGGAGACAGACTCTCCCCGTGGCCCACAGAAGGACAAGAGAGATGGG GTGTGCGTACTAGCATTGCACTTAGCGAAGGAGCTGTGTCGCACTGATGAAGACGGTGAGCACTGGGTGTCAGTGATGAGGAAGGTTCCAGTCCTCCCCTCGGTGCTCAGTGCTGTTGAACTAAGCCTGCGATCCAAACACAACCTCTACTTCACTGAGGCTGCGCTTCACCTGCTGCTCACACTGGCCCGCACTCCTCAG GGGGCAGCAGCTGTTGCTGGAGCAGGAGTCATCCAGACTATCTGCCTCCCTCTTCTGAGCGTCTATGAGGTGTCTTCAAATGGAGCATCTCAG AGTTTCTCCCGGAAGTCCCAGGACACTGCCTGCTGGCCAGGAGTGTACCGCCTCTGCATGTCATTAATGGAGAGTCTGCTCAAGACTCTGCGTTACAACTTCATCAACGAAGCCCTGGACTTTGTTGGAGTACATCAAGAACGCATTCTACAG TGTCTGAATGCAGTGCGAACAGTGCAGAGCTTGGCGTGTTTGGACGAGGCGGATCACACGGTCGGTTTCCTACTGCAGCTCTCAAGCTTCTGTAAGGAGTGGCAGTTTCACCTGCCCAAACTGCTCAGAGATATACAG GTAAACCTGTGTTATCTGTGCCAGACCTGCACGTACCTGCTCCACAGCAAAAAGATGCTCCATCACTACCTCCAG GCTAAAAACGGTGAGGCGTTGCCCCCCGGGCCCCTACCCAGGACACAACGCCCCCCTCAAACCCCATCAaaagaggcagcaggtggaggggagagagaggaagccgAGCAGAAGGCCCTGCTGGCTGTACAGTGCAGTCTTCTGAAGATCCTCAGCAAAACCCTGGCAACTCTGCAGCACTTCACTCCAGACTGCTGCCAGATACTCCTGGACCAG AGTATGGACCTGGCAGAGTATCGAACCCTGTTTGTGCTCAGCTTCACAACTCCAGCGTTTGACCCTGATGTGGCTCCTTCATTTGGAACCCTGCTGGCCACCATCAACGTGGCCCTGAGCATGTTGAGCGAG atggagaagaagaaagagccAGTTTCCTTGAGTATAGCTTCACTGGCCTCATCAGAAGAGATCCAAGCTCTGAA GTCCTTGCTAATGTTCACCATGGAGAACTGTTTCTACGTGCTGATCTCTCAGGCTGTTCGGTGTCTCAAAGACCCCTCCATCCTCCCTCGAGACAAACAGAGGCTCAAACAGGAGCTCAGCTCAGAGCTG AGCACTCTTCTCTCGAGCCTGTCACGCTACTTCCGCAGGGGCTCACCATCGTCTCCAGCCAGCAGCATCCTCCCCTCCGCCCAGTCCAAACCACCCACACCAGGATCCAAGGGAAGCCACGAAGGTCAGGAGCCATTCATCCAGCTCGTTCAGGCATTTGTCAGACTTGTGCAGAGATAG
- the phyhd1 gene encoding phytanoyl-CoA dioxygenase domain-containing protein 1 isoform X1: MDFLADRDVQKYVEDGYVVLDGLLTSQECDELKQRMAEIVDQMDVPEHCRTTFSTYHDEQLKTQGNADYFITSGDKIRFFFEKGVFDDKGEFIVPKQRSLNKVGHALHAYEPLYKKVTHSPKVQGIAKKLGLVSPVILQSMYIFKQPGIGGEVTPHQDATFLYTEPLGRVMGLWIALEDATINNGCLWFIPGSHNSGISRRMVRTPKGTFPLTDFTGREQTYDDEKFVAAPVKKGGVVLIHGEVVHRSAENTSEDSRHVYTFHMMESKDTCWSPDNWLQPTEELPFPPLYTK, encoded by the exons ATGGATTTTTTGGCAGATCGGGATGTGCAAAAG TACGTGGAGGATGGATATGTGGTTCTGGACGGACTGCTGACCTCCCAGGAGTGTGACGAGCTGAAGCAAAGGATGGCAGAGATAGTGGACCAGATGGACGTCCCGGAGCACTGCCGCACCACCTTCTCCACCTACCATGACGAGCAGCTCAAAACACAG GGAAATGCTGACTATTTCATCACCAGTGGAGATAAGATCCGCTTTTTCTTTGAGAAAGGAGTTTTTGATGACAAAG GGGAATTCATCGTACCAAAACAGCGGTCCCTAAATAAAGTCGGACATG CACTCCATGCCTATGAGCCATTGTACAAAAAGGTTACACATTCACCCAAAGTTCAG GGCATAGCGAAGAAGCTGGGTCTTGTAAGTCCTGTGATACTGCAAAGCATGTACATTTTTAAG CAACCGGGGATTGGTGGGGAAG TGACTCCACATCAAGATGCCACGTTTCTGTACACGGAGCCCCTGGGCAGAGTTATGGGGCTGTGGATCGCCCTGGAAGATGCCACCATTAACAATGGCTGCCTGTGGTTTATCCCGGGGTCACACAACA GTGGTATTTCCCGGCGTATGGTGCGTACTCCAAAGGGCACTTTTCCCCTGACAGACTTCACCGGTCGAGAGCAGACCTATGATGACGAGAAGTTTGTTGCTGCACCTGTTAAAAAAG GTGGTGTAGTCCTGATCCATGGGGAGGTGGTGCATCGCAGTGCTGAAAACACCTCAGAAGACTCTCGCCATGTCTACACCTTCCACATGATGGAATCCAAGGACACCTGCTGGAGCCCTGACAACTG gttGCAACCCACTGAAGAGCTCCCTTTCCCGCCTCTCTACACTAAATGA
- the dolk gene encoding dolichol kinase, whose product MLINPVLVESAVVMAVVLCVHMAVWNQHSWCSIALFIQAFYVQHKWDRLLRSGGAVFQFRPSANSGIVPASMVMPLLGLALKEKCSASGNVYFERFSMVITITGMILALFLSLIALGITRPVPTNTCVIAGMAGTAILYTTKQTLTVSEVIEVLEVLLIFVYLSLIVLYLLPRCFTPGEALLIVGGISFIVNQLIKRSLNLAEVKGDPLNYFLPVVVVGSLLLGVFFALLFCFMESETWVSSLFFHMMTAVLGLGILMPWLSLFIGRHPIMWLLDFVTLNDRRLCLLGYWVFLSVVATCVVLHQNHQRQSGSKKHQASTIVRKYFHLIVVATYVPGLIYDRQLLHVASVGCLAVFLLLEYVRYFRIRPLGQLLRQVLTLFLDERDSGPLILTHIYLLVGMSLPIWLFPGPCVPKGILPGAGGLVPYAGVLAVGVGDTVASVFGSTMGEIRWPGTKKTMEGTATSVFAQIIAVAMFLIFDGSINLNSTYSWIVGSVTLVAMLEAYTSQIDNLLLPLYLFILLLL is encoded by the coding sequence ATGCTGATCAACCCAGTGCTCGTGGAGTCCGCTGTAGTTATGGCTGTGGTGCTGTGTGTACACATGGCGGTCTGGAACCAGCACTCCTGGTGCAGCATAGCCCTCTTCATCCAGGCTTTCTACGTGCAGCACAAGTGGGACCGTCTGCTCAGGTCAGGGGGTGCCGTGTTCCAGTTCCGTCCCTCGGCAAACAGCGGCATCGTCCCGGCCTCCATGGTGATGCCTTTGCTGGGCCTGGCGCTGAAAGAAAAGTGCTCTGCCTCAGGGAACGTCTACTTTGAGCGCTTCTCCATGGTGATCACCATCACAGGCATGATCCTGGCTCTGTTTCTCTCCCTGATTGCGCTGGGCATCACAAGGCCAGTACCCACCAACACTTGCGTGATTGCGGGCATGGCCGGCACTGCAATTCTCTACACGACGAAGCAGACGCTGACGGTGTCTGAGGTCATCGAGGTGTTAGAGGTGCTGTTGATCTTTGTTTATCTCAGCCTGATTGTGCTTTACCTGCTGCCACGCTGCTTCACACCTGGAGAGGCGCTACTCATTGTCGGTGGAATCAGCTTCATTGTCAACCAGCTCATCAAGCGCTCCCTGAACCTGGCAGAGGTCAAAGGTGATCCACTGAACTATTTCCTGCCGGTCGTAGTCGTGGGCTCACTGTTGCTGGGTGTCTTCTTCGCCCTGCTCTTCTGCTTCATGGAGTCTGAGACTTGGGTGTCATCGCTTTTCTTTCACATGATGACAGCCGTTCTGGGTCTGGGAATCCTCATGCCGtggctctctctcttcatcGGCCGGCACCCCATCATGTGGCTGTTGGACTTTGTCACGTTAAATGACAGAAGACTCTGTCTGCTGGGGTACTgggtgtttttgtctgttgtggCCACTTGTGTTGTGTTACACCAGAACCACCAGCGCCAGTCAGGCTCCAAGAAGCACCAGGCCTCCACTATTGTCAGGAAGTACTTCCATCTGATTGTAGTGGCTACATACGTTCCAGGGCTGATATACGACAGGCAGCTGCTCCATGTGGCGTCGGTGGGTTGCTTGGCGGTGTTCTTGCTCCTGGAGTACGTGCGTTACTTTCGGATCAGGCCACTGGGTCAGCTGCTCAGGCAGGTGCTCACCTTGTTCCTGGATGAGCGGGACTCCGGGCCTCTTATCCTGACCCACATCTACCTGCTGGTGGGCATGTCTCTGCCCATATGGCTGTTCCCCGGGCCCTGCGTTCCTAAGGGGATACTTCCTGGTGCAGGCGGCCTGGTGCCTTATGCAGGTGTGCTGGCTGTGGGGGTCGGTGACACTGTGGCGTCTGTGTTCGGCAGCACCATGGGGGAGATCCGTTGGCCCGGCACAAAAAAAACCATGGAGGGGACTGCAACATCTGTGTTCGCCCAGATCATCGCTGTGGCCATGTTTCTCATCTTTGATGGGAGCATCAATCTGAACTCCACCTACTCATGGATTGTTGGCTCGGTCACTCTGGTGGCTATGCTGGAAGCCTACACCTCCCAAATAGACAACCTCCTACTCCCACTCTACCTCTTCATCCTGCTGTTGCTTTGA